GGCGTCCGCGAGCTTGTTGACGCCACGCAGAATCGCGTGCCGGCAATCCTCCGAATAGACAATTTCCTTCGCTGCCATCTCTTCCTCCTGAATCGGAACCCTCGGACGAGGATCCCTTCGATGATTTGAGTCTCTTAGGTCTTGTCGAAAAAGGCGCTCAGGCCAGGATTCCGAGCACCTCGTCTTCGCGGATGATCACGTGCTCGACATCCTCGATCTTCACTTCCTGGCCCGAGTACTTTCCGATGAGGACCTTGTCGCCGACCTTCACCTCGAGCGGAATCCTCTTGCCGGACTTGTCAACCTTGCCGGCCCCCACGGCCACCACTTTTCCCTCCATGGGCTTCTCTTTTGCAGTGTCGGGAATGATGATTCCTCCCTTGACCTCCTCCTTGGGGTTGAGCCGCCGAACCAGGATTCGATCGTACAGTGGCTTTACCTTCATCGCATCTCCTCCAATAACTCGTTCATTTACCATAGTTAACAGGTTGATATTGTTAGCGCTCAAGGCTAGAGAGTGCCAATATACCGGAGACTCACCTCCGATGTCAAGCCTCCAGCGGCAGGCCGGAATCGCCAGGCATAAAGGATGCATTA
This is a stretch of genomic DNA from Candidatus Polarisedimenticolia bacterium. It encodes these proteins:
- a CDS encoding co-chaperone GroES yields the protein MKVKPLYDRILVRRLNPKEEVKGGIIIPDTAKEKPMEGKVVAVGAGKVDKSGKRIPLEVKVGDKVLIGKYSGQEVKIEDVEHVIIREDEVLGILA